One segment of Brassica napus cultivar Da-Ae chromosome C3, Da-Ae, whole genome shotgun sequence DNA contains the following:
- the LOC106386873 gene encoding uncharacterized protein LOC106386873 isoform X2, which yields MSDQGEKTCPLCAEEMDLTDQQLKPCKCGYQICVWCWHHIVDMAEKDQIEGRCPACRTPYDKEKIVGMTVDCDSLAFETNMERKKTQKSRSKPSDGRKQLTSVRVIQRNLVYIVGLPLNLADEDLLYHKEYFGQYGKVLKVSMSRTSSGAIQLFPNDTCSVYITYAKEEEAVRCIQAVHGFILDGKSLKACFGTTKYCHAWLRNAACVNPDCLYLHEVGSQEDSFTKDEAISSHTRSRVQQITGATNILHQRSGSMLPPPLDDFCSDSSSAKPIAKVPSSNAVSVARYSPPSGSGSSSRSTALPAAAAWGTHNANQQSLATSVTSNGSSDIQRTTPVNGTLAFSAVVANAAHGPVSSSNILKRPLGKEENQKAVDKSKLRVLKPLQHNVVVGSGSKRTTSPDRDSPSNRLSSSTDSSYDGRDIDKPSAAVNSSDDSEDGVEDVSQMEITTDSRDDRPDIAIRSECDQGSNRQPDHEISKLPHPEQCKIDSSINIDEKAIPSETGVPCTRPEWDWRLDLQSQMQVSSKLDVEDMSSLDRQRHHHEEDVTNSLFLSNSSSSILDSNHLASRSSLPCEPSGVNGSDLRFPSDQGSSDRLHLPNGFGEQSMFSVEHSLFANEGRNKVHSTEDEIISNILSLDFDPWDESLTSPHNLAELLDKVDQRASPLKPSNLLKQHNSQSRFSFAQESTNQAFDRENHSVYGQFSRDRPIPESVVSRNIYRDNLGNLNGFASNYSGGLDNVSASPLFSSYKTPVSRPQVSAPPGFSAPSRLPPPGFSSHQRVGLSSDTAPGTRFLDSAAMLRNTYQIQPPVGNPSSASDIEFADPAILAVGRGMVNADLDMRSSFSSQMNSYGNETGLQMLRQQSLSAAQQQVNGFHHDLRNLSPSLAETYGFSSRLMDHQAHGSNLSLFSQHPRQQPSANPVLSNGHWDKWNEGQSVNSLAMAELLRNERLGFTGSLYSNGYEEPKFRTPSPGDVYNRTYGM from the exons ATGAGTGACCAAGGAGAGAAGACTTGCCCACTATGTGCTGAAGAGATGGATCTCACTGATCAGCAATTGAAGCCTTGCAAATGCGGCTATCAG ATTTGTGTTTGGTGCTGGCATCACATAGTAGACATGGCAGAGAAAGATCAGATAGAAGGGCGTTGTCCTGCTTGTCGCACTCCATATGACAAAGAAAAGATTGTAGGAATGACTGTTGATTGCGACAG TCTGGCCTTTGAAACCAACATGGAGCGCAAGAAGACTCAAAAGTCAAGATCAAAACCTTCTGATGGGAGAAAGCAACTCACTAGTGTGCGCGTCATCCAAAGGAATCTTGTTTACATTGTTGGGTTGCCCCTTAATCTAGCAGATGAAGAT CTACTCTATCATAAAGAATATTTCGGTCAGTATGGAAAAGTTCTCAAGGTTTCCATGTCCCGAACATCATCTGGTGCCATCCAACTATTCCCAAATGATACATGCAGTGT atATATTACTTATGCAAAAGAGGAAGAGGCTGTCCGTTGCATCCAGGCCGTTCATGGGTTTATCTTGGATGGGAAATCACTGAA gGCGTGTTTTGGGACAACCAAGTATTGTCATGCATGGCTGAGAAATGCG GCGTGTGTTAATCCTGATTGTCTCTATCTGCACGAGGTCGGTTCACAAGAGGATAGTTTCACAAAAGATGAGGCCATATCTTCCCATACAAG GAGTAGAGTTCAGCAAATCACCGGAGCAACAAACATTCTGCATCAACGTTCAGGAAGCATGCTACCTCCACCACTAGATGATTTCTGCAGTGACAGTTCTTCTGCTAAACCAATTGCAAAAGTCCCTTCAAGT AATGCAGTAAGTGTTGCCAGGTATTCTCCACCTAGTGGGAGTGGGAGCTCTAGCAGATCCACTGCTCTTCCTGCTGCAGCGGCATG GGGGACACATAATGCAAACCAGCAGTCTTTAGCAACTTCGGTTACCTCAAATGGATCTTCTGATATACAAAGAACGACCCCAGTAAATGGAACCTTGGCCTTTTCTGCTGTTGTTGCAAACGCAGCTCATGGCCCTGTATCCTCTAGTAACATTCTTAAGAGACCATTAGGCaaagaagaaaatcaaaaagCTGTTGACAAAAGCAAACTTAGGGTTTTGAAGCCTTTGCAGCATAATGTTGTGGTTGGTTCTGGGTCCAAGAGAACCACCTCACCTGATAGAGATTCTCCTAGCAATCGGTTATCCAGTTCAACAGACTCTTCCTACGATGGCAGAGACATTGACAAGCCTTCAGCTGCTGTGAACTCGTCTGACGATTCAGAGGATGGTGTAGAAGATGTTTCACAAATGGAGATAACTACCGATTCCAGAGATGACCGTCCTGATATTGCGATTCGTAGTGAGTGTGATCAAGGTTCTAATAGACAACCTGATCATGAAATATCAAAGTTGCCACATCCAGAGCAATGCAAGATAGATAGCTCTATAAACATTGATGAAAAAGCTATTCCATCAGAGACTGGGGTTCCCTGCACGAGGCCAGAGTGGGATTGGAGATTAGATTTGCAATCCCAGATGCAAGTTAGCTCAAAATTGGATGTGGAGGATATGTCATCACTAGATAGACAAAGGCATCACCATGAAGAGGATGTTACCAACTCGCTGTTTTTGTCTAATTCTTCAAGTTCCATTTTGGATTCAAATCATCTGGCTTCTCGTTCTTCCCTACCTTGTGAACCGTCAGGTGTAAACGGTTCAGACTTGAGGTTCCCTTCGGATCAAGGCAGCAGCGATAGGTTGCATCTTCCAAATGGGTTTGGTGAGCAATCCATGTTCAGTGTGGAGCACTCTCTGTTTGCTAATGAAGGCAGGAACAAAGTTCATAGTACAGAGGACGAAATAATCTCAAACATTTTGTCACTCGACTTTGATCCATGGGATGAATCCTTAACTTCACCCCACAATTTGGCTGAGTTACTAGACAAAGTTGATCAGCGAGCCAGTCCTCTAAAACCTTCAAACCTCCTGAAGCAACATAACAGCCAGTCCAGATTTTCTTTTGCACAAGAATCTACTAATCAAGCATTTGACAGGGAAAATCATAGCGTTTATGGGCAGTTTTCAAGAGATAGGCCTATTCCAGAGTCTGTAGTGAGTCGAAATATTTATCGGGATAATCTCGGGAATCTAAATGGATTTGCTTCAAACTATTCCGGTGGATTAGATAATGTTTCTGCTAGTCCTTTATTTTCATCGTACAAGACTCCTG TTTCACGACCTCAAGTTTCTGCTCCTCCAGGATTTTCTGCGCCGAGCAGGTTACCTCCTCCTGGCTTCTCTTCACATCAAAGAGTGGGCCTATCTTCAGATACGGCACCAG GAACTCGTTTTCTTGACTCTGCTGCCATGTTGAGGAATACATATCAAATACAGCCTCCAGTTGGGAATCCGAGTAGTGCGAGTGATATAGAGTTCGCGGATCCTGCTATTCTAGCGGTTGGAAGAGGGATGGTAAATGCAGACTTGGATATGAGATCAAGTTTCTCATCACAAATGAATTCTTATGGGAACGAGACAGGACTCCAAATGTTGAGACAGCAGTCTCTGTCTGCTGCACAACAACAAGTCAATGGGTTTCATCATGATCTCAGAAACTTATCTCCTTCACTTGCAGAAACTTACGGATTTAGCTCAAGGCTAATGGACCATCAGGCACATGGAAGTAATTTATCTCTTTTCTCACAGCACCCAAGACAACAACCATCTGCAAATCCAGTCTTGTCTAATGGTCACTGGGATAAGTGGAATGAAGGCCAAAGTGTGAACTCTCTAGCCATGGCCGAGCTTCTTAGGAATGAACGGCTGGGATTCACCGGGAGCCTATACAGCAATGGATATGAAGAACCAAAATTCCGGACTCCAAGTCCGGGAGATGTGTATAATAGAACATATGGGATGTAA
- the LOC106386873 gene encoding uncharacterized protein LOC106386873 isoform X1, with protein sequence MSDQGEKTCPLCAEEMDLTDQQLKPCKCGYQICVWCWHHIVDMAEKDQIEGRCPACRTPYDKEKIVGMTVDCDSLAFETNMERKKTQKSRSKPSDGRKQLTSVRVIQRNLVYIVGLPLNLADEDLLYHKEYFGQYGKVLKVSMSRTSSGAIQLFPNDTCSVYITYAKEEEAVRCIQAVHGFILDGKSLKACFGTTKYCHAWLRNAACVNPDCLYLHEVGSQEDSFTKDEAISSHTRSRVQQITGATNILHQRSGSMLPPPLDDFCSDSSSAKPIAKVPSSNAVSVARYSPPSGSGSSSRSTALPAAAAWGTHNANQQSLATSVTSNGSSDIQRTTPVNGTLAFSAVVANAAHGPVSSSNILKRPLGKEENQKAVDKSKLRVLKPLQHNVVVGSGSKRTTSPDRDSPSNRLSSSTDSSYDGRDIDKPSAAVNSSDDSEDGVEDVSQMEITTDSRDDRPDIAIRSECDQGSNRQPDHEISKLPHPEQCKIDSSINIDEKAIPSETGVPCTRPEWDWRLDLQSQMQVSSKLDVEDMSSLDRQRHHHEEDVTNSLFLSNSSSSILDSNHLASRSSLPCEPSGVNGSDLRFPSDQGSSDRLHLPNGFGEQSMFSVEHSLFANEGRNKVHSTEDEIISNILSLDFDPWDESLTSPHNLAELLDKVDQRASPLKPSNLLKQHNSQSRFSFAQESTNQAFDRENHSVYGQFSRDRPIPESVVSRNIYRDNLGNLNGFASNYSGGLDNVSASPLFSSYKTPAVSRPQVSAPPGFSAPSRLPPPGFSSHQRVGLSSDTAPGTRFLDSAAMLRNTYQIQPPVGNPSSASDIEFADPAILAVGRGMVNADLDMRSSFSSQMNSYGNETGLQMLRQQSLSAAQQQVNGFHHDLRNLSPSLAETYGFSSRLMDHQAHGSNLSLFSQHPRQQPSANPVLSNGHWDKWNEGQSVNSLAMAELLRNERLGFTGSLYSNGYEEPKFRTPSPGDVYNRTYGM encoded by the exons ATGAGTGACCAAGGAGAGAAGACTTGCCCACTATGTGCTGAAGAGATGGATCTCACTGATCAGCAATTGAAGCCTTGCAAATGCGGCTATCAG ATTTGTGTTTGGTGCTGGCATCACATAGTAGACATGGCAGAGAAAGATCAGATAGAAGGGCGTTGTCCTGCTTGTCGCACTCCATATGACAAAGAAAAGATTGTAGGAATGACTGTTGATTGCGACAG TCTGGCCTTTGAAACCAACATGGAGCGCAAGAAGACTCAAAAGTCAAGATCAAAACCTTCTGATGGGAGAAAGCAACTCACTAGTGTGCGCGTCATCCAAAGGAATCTTGTTTACATTGTTGGGTTGCCCCTTAATCTAGCAGATGAAGAT CTACTCTATCATAAAGAATATTTCGGTCAGTATGGAAAAGTTCTCAAGGTTTCCATGTCCCGAACATCATCTGGTGCCATCCAACTATTCCCAAATGATACATGCAGTGT atATATTACTTATGCAAAAGAGGAAGAGGCTGTCCGTTGCATCCAGGCCGTTCATGGGTTTATCTTGGATGGGAAATCACTGAA gGCGTGTTTTGGGACAACCAAGTATTGTCATGCATGGCTGAGAAATGCG GCGTGTGTTAATCCTGATTGTCTCTATCTGCACGAGGTCGGTTCACAAGAGGATAGTTTCACAAAAGATGAGGCCATATCTTCCCATACAAG GAGTAGAGTTCAGCAAATCACCGGAGCAACAAACATTCTGCATCAACGTTCAGGAAGCATGCTACCTCCACCACTAGATGATTTCTGCAGTGACAGTTCTTCTGCTAAACCAATTGCAAAAGTCCCTTCAAGT AATGCAGTAAGTGTTGCCAGGTATTCTCCACCTAGTGGGAGTGGGAGCTCTAGCAGATCCACTGCTCTTCCTGCTGCAGCGGCATG GGGGACACATAATGCAAACCAGCAGTCTTTAGCAACTTCGGTTACCTCAAATGGATCTTCTGATATACAAAGAACGACCCCAGTAAATGGAACCTTGGCCTTTTCTGCTGTTGTTGCAAACGCAGCTCATGGCCCTGTATCCTCTAGTAACATTCTTAAGAGACCATTAGGCaaagaagaaaatcaaaaagCTGTTGACAAAAGCAAACTTAGGGTTTTGAAGCCTTTGCAGCATAATGTTGTGGTTGGTTCTGGGTCCAAGAGAACCACCTCACCTGATAGAGATTCTCCTAGCAATCGGTTATCCAGTTCAACAGACTCTTCCTACGATGGCAGAGACATTGACAAGCCTTCAGCTGCTGTGAACTCGTCTGACGATTCAGAGGATGGTGTAGAAGATGTTTCACAAATGGAGATAACTACCGATTCCAGAGATGACCGTCCTGATATTGCGATTCGTAGTGAGTGTGATCAAGGTTCTAATAGACAACCTGATCATGAAATATCAAAGTTGCCACATCCAGAGCAATGCAAGATAGATAGCTCTATAAACATTGATGAAAAAGCTATTCCATCAGAGACTGGGGTTCCCTGCACGAGGCCAGAGTGGGATTGGAGATTAGATTTGCAATCCCAGATGCAAGTTAGCTCAAAATTGGATGTGGAGGATATGTCATCACTAGATAGACAAAGGCATCACCATGAAGAGGATGTTACCAACTCGCTGTTTTTGTCTAATTCTTCAAGTTCCATTTTGGATTCAAATCATCTGGCTTCTCGTTCTTCCCTACCTTGTGAACCGTCAGGTGTAAACGGTTCAGACTTGAGGTTCCCTTCGGATCAAGGCAGCAGCGATAGGTTGCATCTTCCAAATGGGTTTGGTGAGCAATCCATGTTCAGTGTGGAGCACTCTCTGTTTGCTAATGAAGGCAGGAACAAAGTTCATAGTACAGAGGACGAAATAATCTCAAACATTTTGTCACTCGACTTTGATCCATGGGATGAATCCTTAACTTCACCCCACAATTTGGCTGAGTTACTAGACAAAGTTGATCAGCGAGCCAGTCCTCTAAAACCTTCAAACCTCCTGAAGCAACATAACAGCCAGTCCAGATTTTCTTTTGCACAAGAATCTACTAATCAAGCATTTGACAGGGAAAATCATAGCGTTTATGGGCAGTTTTCAAGAGATAGGCCTATTCCAGAGTCTGTAGTGAGTCGAAATATTTATCGGGATAATCTCGGGAATCTAAATGGATTTGCTTCAAACTATTCCGGTGGATTAGATAATGTTTCTGCTAGTCCTTTATTTTCATCGTACAAGACTCCTG CAGTTTCACGACCTCAAGTTTCTGCTCCTCCAGGATTTTCTGCGCCGAGCAGGTTACCTCCTCCTGGCTTCTCTTCACATCAAAGAGTGGGCCTATCTTCAGATACGGCACCAG GAACTCGTTTTCTTGACTCTGCTGCCATGTTGAGGAATACATATCAAATACAGCCTCCAGTTGGGAATCCGAGTAGTGCGAGTGATATAGAGTTCGCGGATCCTGCTATTCTAGCGGTTGGAAGAGGGATGGTAAATGCAGACTTGGATATGAGATCAAGTTTCTCATCACAAATGAATTCTTATGGGAACGAGACAGGACTCCAAATGTTGAGACAGCAGTCTCTGTCTGCTGCACAACAACAAGTCAATGGGTTTCATCATGATCTCAGAAACTTATCTCCTTCACTTGCAGAAACTTACGGATTTAGCTCAAGGCTAATGGACCATCAGGCACATGGAAGTAATTTATCTCTTTTCTCACAGCACCCAAGACAACAACCATCTGCAAATCCAGTCTTGTCTAATGGTCACTGGGATAAGTGGAATGAAGGCCAAAGTGTGAACTCTCTAGCCATGGCCGAGCTTCTTAGGAATGAACGGCTGGGATTCACCGGGAGCCTATACAGCAATGGATATGAAGAACCAAAATTCCGGACTCCAAGTCCGGGAGATGTGTATAATAGAACATATGGGATGTAA
- the LOC106386873 gene encoding uncharacterized protein LOC106386873 isoform X4 yields the protein MSDQGEKTCPLCAEEMDLTDQQLKPCKCGYQICVWCWHHIVDMAEKDQIEGRCPACRTPYDKEKIVGMTVDCDSLAFETNMERKKTQKSRSKPSDGRKQLTSVRVIQRNLVYIVGLPLNLADEDLLYHKEYFGQYGKVLKVSMSRTSSGAIQLFPNDTCSVYITYAKEEEAVRCIQAVHGFILDGKSLKACFGTTKYCHAWLRNAACVNPDCLYLHEVGSQEDSFTKDEAISSHTRVQQITGATNILHQRSGSMLPPPLDDFCSDSSSAKPIAKVPSSNAVSVARYSPPSGSGSSSRSTALPAAAAWGTHNANQQSLATSVTSNGSSDIQRTTPVNGTLAFSAVVANAAHGPVSSSNILKRPLGKEENQKAVDKSKLRVLKPLQHNVVVGSGSKRTTSPDRDSPSNRLSSSTDSSYDGRDIDKPSAAVNSSDDSEDGVEDVSQMEITTDSRDDRPDIAIRSECDQGSNRQPDHEISKLPHPEQCKIDSSINIDEKAIPSETGVPCTRPEWDWRLDLQSQMQVSSKLDVEDMSSLDRQRHHHEEDVTNSLFLSNSSSSILDSNHLASRSSLPCEPSGVNGSDLRFPSDQGSSDRLHLPNGFGEQSMFSVEHSLFANEGRNKVHSTEDEIISNILSLDFDPWDESLTSPHNLAELLDKVDQRASPLKPSNLLKQHNSQSRFSFAQESTNQAFDRENHSVYGQFSRDRPIPESVVSRNIYRDNLGNLNGFASNYSGGLDNVSASPLFSSYKTPVSRPQVSAPPGFSAPSRLPPPGFSSHQRVGLSSDTAPGTRFLDSAAMLRNTYQIQPPVGNPSSASDIEFADPAILAVGRGMVNADLDMRSSFSSQMNSYGNETGLQMLRQQSLSAAQQQVNGFHHDLRNLSPSLAETYGFSSRLMDHQAHGSNLSLFSQHPRQQPSANPVLSNGHWDKWNEGQSVNSLAMAELLRNERLGFTGSLYSNGYEEPKFRTPSPGDVYNRTYGM from the exons ATGAGTGACCAAGGAGAGAAGACTTGCCCACTATGTGCTGAAGAGATGGATCTCACTGATCAGCAATTGAAGCCTTGCAAATGCGGCTATCAG ATTTGTGTTTGGTGCTGGCATCACATAGTAGACATGGCAGAGAAAGATCAGATAGAAGGGCGTTGTCCTGCTTGTCGCACTCCATATGACAAAGAAAAGATTGTAGGAATGACTGTTGATTGCGACAG TCTGGCCTTTGAAACCAACATGGAGCGCAAGAAGACTCAAAAGTCAAGATCAAAACCTTCTGATGGGAGAAAGCAACTCACTAGTGTGCGCGTCATCCAAAGGAATCTTGTTTACATTGTTGGGTTGCCCCTTAATCTAGCAGATGAAGAT CTACTCTATCATAAAGAATATTTCGGTCAGTATGGAAAAGTTCTCAAGGTTTCCATGTCCCGAACATCATCTGGTGCCATCCAACTATTCCCAAATGATACATGCAGTGT atATATTACTTATGCAAAAGAGGAAGAGGCTGTCCGTTGCATCCAGGCCGTTCATGGGTTTATCTTGGATGGGAAATCACTGAA gGCGTGTTTTGGGACAACCAAGTATTGTCATGCATGGCTGAGAAATGCG GCGTGTGTTAATCCTGATTGTCTCTATCTGCACGAGGTCGGTTCACAAGAGGATAGTTTCACAAAAGATGAGGCCATATCTTCCCATACAAG AGTTCAGCAAATCACCGGAGCAACAAACATTCTGCATCAACGTTCAGGAAGCATGCTACCTCCACCACTAGATGATTTCTGCAGTGACAGTTCTTCTGCTAAACCAATTGCAAAAGTCCCTTCAAGT AATGCAGTAAGTGTTGCCAGGTATTCTCCACCTAGTGGGAGTGGGAGCTCTAGCAGATCCACTGCTCTTCCTGCTGCAGCGGCATG GGGGACACATAATGCAAACCAGCAGTCTTTAGCAACTTCGGTTACCTCAAATGGATCTTCTGATATACAAAGAACGACCCCAGTAAATGGAACCTTGGCCTTTTCTGCTGTTGTTGCAAACGCAGCTCATGGCCCTGTATCCTCTAGTAACATTCTTAAGAGACCATTAGGCaaagaagaaaatcaaaaagCTGTTGACAAAAGCAAACTTAGGGTTTTGAAGCCTTTGCAGCATAATGTTGTGGTTGGTTCTGGGTCCAAGAGAACCACCTCACCTGATAGAGATTCTCCTAGCAATCGGTTATCCAGTTCAACAGACTCTTCCTACGATGGCAGAGACATTGACAAGCCTTCAGCTGCTGTGAACTCGTCTGACGATTCAGAGGATGGTGTAGAAGATGTTTCACAAATGGAGATAACTACCGATTCCAGAGATGACCGTCCTGATATTGCGATTCGTAGTGAGTGTGATCAAGGTTCTAATAGACAACCTGATCATGAAATATCAAAGTTGCCACATCCAGAGCAATGCAAGATAGATAGCTCTATAAACATTGATGAAAAAGCTATTCCATCAGAGACTGGGGTTCCCTGCACGAGGCCAGAGTGGGATTGGAGATTAGATTTGCAATCCCAGATGCAAGTTAGCTCAAAATTGGATGTGGAGGATATGTCATCACTAGATAGACAAAGGCATCACCATGAAGAGGATGTTACCAACTCGCTGTTTTTGTCTAATTCTTCAAGTTCCATTTTGGATTCAAATCATCTGGCTTCTCGTTCTTCCCTACCTTGTGAACCGTCAGGTGTAAACGGTTCAGACTTGAGGTTCCCTTCGGATCAAGGCAGCAGCGATAGGTTGCATCTTCCAAATGGGTTTGGTGAGCAATCCATGTTCAGTGTGGAGCACTCTCTGTTTGCTAATGAAGGCAGGAACAAAGTTCATAGTACAGAGGACGAAATAATCTCAAACATTTTGTCACTCGACTTTGATCCATGGGATGAATCCTTAACTTCACCCCACAATTTGGCTGAGTTACTAGACAAAGTTGATCAGCGAGCCAGTCCTCTAAAACCTTCAAACCTCCTGAAGCAACATAACAGCCAGTCCAGATTTTCTTTTGCACAAGAATCTACTAATCAAGCATTTGACAGGGAAAATCATAGCGTTTATGGGCAGTTTTCAAGAGATAGGCCTATTCCAGAGTCTGTAGTGAGTCGAAATATTTATCGGGATAATCTCGGGAATCTAAATGGATTTGCTTCAAACTATTCCGGTGGATTAGATAATGTTTCTGCTAGTCCTTTATTTTCATCGTACAAGACTCCTG TTTCACGACCTCAAGTTTCTGCTCCTCCAGGATTTTCTGCGCCGAGCAGGTTACCTCCTCCTGGCTTCTCTTCACATCAAAGAGTGGGCCTATCTTCAGATACGGCACCAG GAACTCGTTTTCTTGACTCTGCTGCCATGTTGAGGAATACATATCAAATACAGCCTCCAGTTGGGAATCCGAGTAGTGCGAGTGATATAGAGTTCGCGGATCCTGCTATTCTAGCGGTTGGAAGAGGGATGGTAAATGCAGACTTGGATATGAGATCAAGTTTCTCATCACAAATGAATTCTTATGGGAACGAGACAGGACTCCAAATGTTGAGACAGCAGTCTCTGTCTGCTGCACAACAACAAGTCAATGGGTTTCATCATGATCTCAGAAACTTATCTCCTTCACTTGCAGAAACTTACGGATTTAGCTCAAGGCTAATGGACCATCAGGCACATGGAAGTAATTTATCTCTTTTCTCACAGCACCCAAGACAACAACCATCTGCAAATCCAGTCTTGTCTAATGGTCACTGGGATAAGTGGAATGAAGGCCAAAGTGTGAACTCTCTAGCCATGGCCGAGCTTCTTAGGAATGAACGGCTGGGATTCACCGGGAGCCTATACAGCAATGGATATGAAGAACCAAAATTCCGGACTCCAAGTCCGGGAGATGTGTATAATAGAACATATGGGATGTAA